In one window of Campylobacter concisus DNA:
- a CDS encoding DUF2625 domain-containing protein, translated as MGAFVYECGGIVMDEGCLCMLGSGCEQMKRGIYSFTLVKALAKQGRCLAICSWQTMFCVKFCAKWRNLWWQSRQCLLLRAR; from the coding sequence ATGGGAGCGTTTGTTTATGAGTGTGGTGGCATCGTAATGGATGAAGGTTGTCTGTGTATGCTTGGCTCAGGATGTGAGCAGATGAAGCGGGGAATTTACAGCTTTACCTTAGTAAAAGCTTTAGCGAAGCAAGGCAGATGCCTAGCTATTTGTTCGTGGCAAACGATGTTTTGTGTAAAATTTTGCGCTAAATGGCGTAACCTTTGGTGGCAAAGCCGGCAATGTCTTTTACTGCGTGCCAGATAA